Proteins encoded within one genomic window of Brassica rapa cultivar Chiifu-401-42 chromosome A09, CAAS_Brap_v3.01, whole genome shotgun sequence:
- the LOC103842985 gene encoding uncharacterized protein LOC103842985 isoform X1, producing the protein MLRQFTKIVDPEINYSKAFQIMQARDWTHLTQRPPEASASPIHIGDLRRSNLLSEMARSQLSRSQRRRAQKKRAQKRRAPRIKSWRKKRPRLLCSIIIQIRAICWAIAFIRHYEFKLKLLGQMPLEEHLSIQALINHTPKRYLKADGTFTEDLSVLARVLQVNGTLLDRDCPLTERLDQAPIDDSVSVFIRVLSFFHFFLSSSAVFLFFLQNLQKFIPTKVRVHSIYPKRNSNFSQRRSDAMNAQLVKHVRGGCVAARIVVYPSYLKLEGKDIYYPTKYELDCLEPGGHVVLLTHYAYDANRRLYYQFQETAGVEVCDEGYAYVYADLVTHFLEIDA; encoded by the exons ATGTTACGACAATTCACGAAGATTGTCGATCCAGAGATCAACTACTCGAAGGCCTTTCAAATCATGCAGGCCAGAGATTGGACCCATTTAACGCAAAGGCCTCCAGAGGCGTCAGCAAGTCCAATTCACATTGGAGATCTG AGGCGGAGCAATCTGCTTTCCGAGATGGCTCGTTCCCAGCTTAGTCGATCTCAGAGAAGAAGGGCTCAGAAAAAACGGGCACAGAAAAGACGCGCTCCCAG GATTAAATCATGGAGGAAGAAAAGGCCCAGGTTGCTCTGTTCTATCATTATTCAGATCCGAGCAATATGCTGGGCTATCGCTTTCATTAGACATTACGAATTTAAGCTGAAGCTTCTTGGACAAATGCCTTTGGAGGAGCACTTGTCCATCCAGGCCTTGATAAACCACACGCCGAAGAGATACCTAAAAGCCGATGGTACTTTCACAGAAGACTTATCTGTGTTAGCTCGAGTGCTACAAGTTAATGGGACTCTTCTTGACCGTGACTGTCCACTCACTGAAAGACTTGATCAGGCTCCTATCGATGATTCTGTAAGTGTATTCATTAgagttctttctttctttcatttttttctgtcATCATCAgctgttttccttttttttttgcagaatcTGCAGAAGTTCATTCCTACTAAAGTTCGTGTTCATTCGATTTATCCAAAACGAAACAGCAATTTTAGTCAAAGGAGATCTGATGCCATGAATGCCCAGCTTGTCAAACATGTGAGGGGTGGTTGTGTTGCTGCTCGTATCGTAGTCTATCCATCTTACCTTAAATTAGAAGGAAAG GATATCTACTATCCCACGAAGTATGAATTGGATTGTCTCGAGCCTGGTGGACACGTTGTTCTCTTAACTCATTACGCTTATGATGCTAATCGACGTCTCTACTACCAGTTTCAAGAGACTGCCGGTGTAGAAGTCTGTGATGAGGGGTATGCatacgtttatgctgatttagTTACCCATTTTCTTGAGATCGATGCGTGA
- the LOC103842985 gene encoding uncharacterized protein LOC103842985 isoform X2 produces the protein MLRQFTKIVDPEINYSKAFQIMQARDWTHLTQRPPEASASPIHIGDLRRSNLLSEMARSQLSRSQRRRAQKKRAQKRRAPRIKSWRKKRPRLLCSIIIQIRAICWAIAFIRHYEFKLKLLGQMPLEEHLSIQALINHTPKRYLKADGTFTEDLSVLARVLQVNGTLLDRDCPLTERLDQAPIDDSVSVFIRVLSFFHFFLSSSAVFLFFLQNLQKFIPTKVRVHSIYPKRNSNFSQRRSDAMNAQLVKHVRGGCVAARIVVYPSYLKLEGKDIYYPTKYELDCLEPGGHVVLLTHYAYDANRRLYYQFQETAGVEVCDEGYAYVYADFVNTQMLIIV, from the exons ATGTTACGACAATTCACGAAGATTGTCGATCCAGAGATCAACTACTCGAAGGCCTTTCAAATCATGCAGGCCAGAGATTGGACCCATTTAACGCAAAGGCCTCCAGAGGCGTCAGCAAGTCCAATTCACATTGGAGATCTG AGGCGGAGCAATCTGCTTTCCGAGATGGCTCGTTCCCAGCTTAGTCGATCTCAGAGAAGAAGGGCTCAGAAAAAACGGGCACAGAAAAGACGCGCTCCCAG GATTAAATCATGGAGGAAGAAAAGGCCCAGGTTGCTCTGTTCTATCATTATTCAGATCCGAGCAATATGCTGGGCTATCGCTTTCATTAGACATTACGAATTTAAGCTGAAGCTTCTTGGACAAATGCCTTTGGAGGAGCACTTGTCCATCCAGGCCTTGATAAACCACACGCCGAAGAGATACCTAAAAGCCGATGGTACTTTCACAGAAGACTTATCTGTGTTAGCTCGAGTGCTACAAGTTAATGGGACTCTTCTTGACCGTGACTGTCCACTCACTGAAAGACTTGATCAGGCTCCTATCGATGATTCTGTAAGTGTATTCATTAgagttctttctttctttcatttttttctgtcATCATCAgctgttttccttttttttttgcagaatcTGCAGAAGTTCATTCCTACTAAAGTTCGTGTTCATTCGATTTATCCAAAACGAAACAGCAATTTTAGTCAAAGGAGATCTGATGCCATGAATGCCCAGCTTGTCAAACATGTGAGGGGTGGTTGTGTTGCTGCTCGTATCGTAGTCTATCCATCTTACCTTAAATTAGAAGGAAAG GATATCTACTATCCCACGAAGTATGAATTGGATTGTCTCGAGCCTGGTGGACACGTTGTTCTCTTAACTCATTACGCTTATGATGCTAATCGACGTCTCTACTACCAGTTTCAAGAGACTGCCGGTGTAGAAGTCTGTGATGAGGGGTATGCatacgtttatgctgatt ttgtCAACACCCAAATGTTGATTatagtataa
- the LOC103842985 gene encoding uncharacterized protein LOC103842985 isoform X3, protein MLRQFTKIVDPEINYSKAFQIMQARDWTHLTQRPPEASASPIHIGDLRRSNLLSEMARSQLSRSQRRRAQKKRAQKRRAPRIKSWRKKRPRLLCSIIIQIRAICWAIAFIRHYEFKLKLLGQMPLEEHLSIQALINHTPKRYLKADGTFTEDLSVLARVLQVNGTLLDRDCPLTERLDQAPIDDSNLQKFIPTKVRVHSIYPKRNSNFSQRRSDAMNAQLVKHVRGGCVAARIVVYPSYLKLEGKDIYYPTKYELDCLEPGGHVVLLTHYAYDANRRLYYQFQETAGVEVCDEGYAYVYADLVTHFLEIDA, encoded by the exons ATGTTACGACAATTCACGAAGATTGTCGATCCAGAGATCAACTACTCGAAGGCCTTTCAAATCATGCAGGCCAGAGATTGGACCCATTTAACGCAAAGGCCTCCAGAGGCGTCAGCAAGTCCAATTCACATTGGAGATCTG AGGCGGAGCAATCTGCTTTCCGAGATGGCTCGTTCCCAGCTTAGTCGATCTCAGAGAAGAAGGGCTCAGAAAAAACGGGCACAGAAAAGACGCGCTCCCAG GATTAAATCATGGAGGAAGAAAAGGCCCAGGTTGCTCTGTTCTATCATTATTCAGATCCGAGCAATATGCTGGGCTATCGCTTTCATTAGACATTACGAATTTAAGCTGAAGCTTCTTGGACAAATGCCTTTGGAGGAGCACTTGTCCATCCAGGCCTTGATAAACCACACGCCGAAGAGATACCTAAAAGCCGATGGTACTTTCACAGAAGACTTATCTGTGTTAGCTCGAGTGCTACAAGTTAATGGGACTCTTCTTGACCGTGACTGTCCACTCACTGAAAGACTTGATCAGGCTCCTATCGATGATTCT aatcTGCAGAAGTTCATTCCTACTAAAGTTCGTGTTCATTCGATTTATCCAAAACGAAACAGCAATTTTAGTCAAAGGAGATCTGATGCCATGAATGCCCAGCTTGTCAAACATGTGAGGGGTGGTTGTGTTGCTGCTCGTATCGTAGTCTATCCATCTTACCTTAAATTAGAAGGAAAG GATATCTACTATCCCACGAAGTATGAATTGGATTGTCTCGAGCCTGGTGGACACGTTGTTCTCTTAACTCATTACGCTTATGATGCTAATCGACGTCTCTACTACCAGTTTCAAGAGACTGCCGGTGTAGAAGTCTGTGATGAGGGGTATGCatacgtttatgctgatttagTTACCCATTTTCTTGAGATCGATGCGTGA
- the LOC103842986 gene encoding ribonuclease 3, whose product MGGKGWFLLKLLMFQGLFTSRLQDPGFDFFYFVLQWPGAYCDTKRACCYPTTGKPAADFGIHGLWPNYNDGSYPSNCDPDSEFDPAEISDLVSTMQTKWPTLSCPSNNGSKFWEHEWEKHGTCSESVMDQHKYFENTLALRDRVNLLQILQDAGINPDDEFYDLQDIKNAIKDGTGFTPVIHCNKDPDKNSQLHEIFFCVDTSGTEFIECPIIPRDRCPSKLQFAMF is encoded by the exons ATGGGTGGAAAGGGTTGGTTTCTGCTCAAGCTTCTAATGTTCCAAGGTCTTTTCACTTCACGTCTTCAAGATCCAGGCTTTGATTTCTTTTACTTTGTTCTTCAG TGGCCAGGAGCCTATTGTGATACAAAGCGTGCTTGTTGCTATCCAACAACCGGTAAACCAGCGGCAGATTTTGGCATTCACGGTCTGTGGCCTAATTACAACGATGGTTCATATCCATCAAACTGTGATCCCGACAGTGAATTTGATCCAGCTGAG ATATCGGATCTGGTAAGTACTATGCAAACGAAGTGGCCAACACTATCGTGTCCGAGCAACAATGGTTCCAAGTTCTGGGAACACGAATGGGAAAAGCACGGAACGTGTTCCGAATCCGTAATGGATCAACATAAGTACTTTGAGAATACTCTTGCACTCAGAGATAGAGTCAATCTTCTTCAAATCCTTCAAGACGctg GAATCAACCCAGACGACGAGTTCTATGATCTTCAAGATATTAAAAACGCGATAAAAGATGGGACTGGGTTTACTCCAGTAATCCATTGTAACAAAGATCCGGATAAAAACAGCCAACTTCACGAGATCTTCTTTTGCGTCGATACATCAGGAACCGAGTTTATCGAATGTCCAATTATCCCTAGAGATAGATGTCCTTCTAAACTCCAGTTTGCTATGTTttaa
- the LOC103842985 gene encoding uncharacterized protein LOC103842985 isoform X4 gives MARSQLSRSQRRRAQKKRAQKRRAPRIKSWRKKRPRLLCSIIIQIRAICWAIAFIRHYEFKLKLLGQMPLEEHLSIQALINHTPKRYLKADGTFTEDLSVLARVLQVNGTLLDRDCPLTERLDQAPIDDSVSVFIRVLSFFHFFLSSSAVFLFFLQNLQKFIPTKVRVHSIYPKRNSNFSQRRSDAMNAQLVKHVRGGCVAARIVVYPSYLKLEGKDIYYPTKYELDCLEPGGHVVLLTHYAYDANRRLYYQFQETAGVEVCDEGYAYVYADLVTHFLEIDA, from the exons ATGGCTCGTTCCCAGCTTAGTCGATCTCAGAGAAGAAGGGCTCAGAAAAAACGGGCACAGAAAAGACGCGCTCCCAG GATTAAATCATGGAGGAAGAAAAGGCCCAGGTTGCTCTGTTCTATCATTATTCAGATCCGAGCAATATGCTGGGCTATCGCTTTCATTAGACATTACGAATTTAAGCTGAAGCTTCTTGGACAAATGCCTTTGGAGGAGCACTTGTCCATCCAGGCCTTGATAAACCACACGCCGAAGAGATACCTAAAAGCCGATGGTACTTTCACAGAAGACTTATCTGTGTTAGCTCGAGTGCTACAAGTTAATGGGACTCTTCTTGACCGTGACTGTCCACTCACTGAAAGACTTGATCAGGCTCCTATCGATGATTCTGTAAGTGTATTCATTAgagttctttctttctttcatttttttctgtcATCATCAgctgttttccttttttttttgcagaatcTGCAGAAGTTCATTCCTACTAAAGTTCGTGTTCATTCGATTTATCCAAAACGAAACAGCAATTTTAGTCAAAGGAGATCTGATGCCATGAATGCCCAGCTTGTCAAACATGTGAGGGGTGGTTGTGTTGCTGCTCGTATCGTAGTCTATCCATCTTACCTTAAATTAGAAGGAAAG GATATCTACTATCCCACGAAGTATGAATTGGATTGTCTCGAGCCTGGTGGACACGTTGTTCTCTTAACTCATTACGCTTATGATGCTAATCGACGTCTCTACTACCAGTTTCAAGAGACTGCCGGTGTAGAAGTCTGTGATGAGGGGTATGCatacgtttatgctgatttagTTACCCATTTTCTTGAGATCGATGCGTGA